The Macaca nemestrina isolate mMacNem1 chromosome 12, mMacNem.hap1, whole genome shotgun sequence genome contains a region encoding:
- the LOC105464604 gene encoding oocyte-secreted protein 4A — protein MKISCVLGELLMLFELIHGLQDLSITCSETWLQVKLRRTPLLNDLQPLQNELSLGIGCPVNMVEVDFFGFLYLLTFCGIRVSEHGVGMLIESLIVYEPPNFDFNLHIPVSCYVQRRFPIILVMRRGENDNRRECRRSVGQHCSLSRKLEDLGIRPRVSYVNSVPLLSYLIVSLPKCKNKAIHSG, from the exons ATGAAGATCTCTTGTGTGTTGGGAGAGCTCCTCATGCTTTTCGAGTTGATTCATGGTCTCCAAGATT tgtctATAACCTGTTCTGAAACCTGGCTCCAGGTCAAACTTAGACGAACGCCACTGTTAAATGACCTGCAACCTCTGCAAAACGAACTCTCCCTAGGAATTGGCTGTCCTGTAAACATGGTCGAGGTGGATTTCTTTGGGTTCCTGTATCTTCTAACTTTTTGTGGCATCAGAGTGAGC GAACATGGAGTAGGTATGCTCATTGAAAGTTTAATTGTATATGAGCCACCGAATTTTGACTTCAATTTACACATCCCAGTATCATGCTATGTGCAAAG aagGTTTCCAATAATCTTAGTGATGAGAAGGGGAGAGAATGACAACCGTCGTGAATGCAGAAGGTCAGTGGGACAGCACTGCTCACTATCACGCAAACTTGAAGACTTGGGAATCCGTCCAAGAGTATCCTATGT gaacagtgttcccTTGTTGAGCTACTTAATTGTATCCCTTCCTAAGTGTAAGAACAAAGCTATACATTCTGGATGA
- the LOC105464605 gene encoding putative oocyte-secreted protein 1 homolog isoform X2 → MKTMLGLRGLFFLHSLIWTCAEDWSAIQVHCTQFWFFARIKPTIFYNLYVNPDEVFLGDGCPVTYVLPNVYYEFFYHPHDCGIVTQPLRGVLLLKTKIKYISRDSAVRAEMPLSCVVRNQHPLLNVVETRDGETGNEWEIEVKIQIANEDTAVTSATQSCKNLTATLPCSSNEYLYCKRRNCAVHFDTERQFGISAMIA, encoded by the exons ATGAAGACCATGCTGGGGTTAAGAGGGctcttttttctccattccttgATATGGACTTGTGCTGAAGACTGGTCAG CTATTCAAGTACACTGCACCCAGTTTTGGTTCTTTGCCAGGATTAAACCCACGATATTTTACAATTTGTATGTGAACCCCGATGAAGTGTTTCTAGGAGATGGCTGTCCTGTAACCTATGTTTTGCCAAATGTCTACTATGAGTTTTTCTACCATCCTCATGACTGCGGTATTGTAACTCAA CCTCTCAGGGGAGTTCTTctgcttaaaacaaaaattaagtatATCTCAAGAGACTCTGCTGTCCGAGCTGAAATGCCTCTGTCGTGTGTGGTCCGCAA TCAGCATCCTCTTTTAAATGTAGTTGAAACGAGAGATGGGGAAACTGGCAATGAATGGGAGATAGAGGTGAAGATACAGATTGCGAATGAAGACACAGCAGTAACTTCTGCAACACAATCTTG TAAGAATCTGACTGCTACACTCCCTTGTTCATCAAATGAGTACCTTTATTGCAAGAGAAGAAACTGTGCTGTCCACTTTGATACTGAAAGGCAATTTGGAATCTCTGCCATGATTGCTTAG